In a single window of the Gemmatimonadota bacterium genome:
- a CDS encoding NUDIX domain-containing protein, protein MDAILLEYLNSSANKPLVRFCSQCGSNLIEAEIDGRIRLTCTSDECNYVFWDPPTPVVAAIVEYEGKVVLARNKKWPEGMFGLITGFLEKRETPESCILREVKEELSLEGEIVSFIGHYSFFEMNQVILAFHVRSRGKLHVGEELAEIKLVTPKELRPWSFGAGIAVQDWLQGQS, encoded by the coding sequence ATGGATGCTATTCTTTTAGAATATTTAAATTCTTCAGCCAATAAACCCCTCGTTAGATTCTGTTCGCAGTGTGGTAGTAACTTAATAGAGGCTGAAATCGATGGCAGAATACGATTAACGTGCACTTCTGACGAATGCAATTACGTGTTCTGGGACCCCCCAACACCTGTTGTTGCCGCCATTGTAGAATACGAGGGTAAGGTCGTTCTGGCAAGAAATAAGAAATGGCCTGAAGGGATGTTTGGCCTGATCACTGGATTTCTGGAAAAGAGGGAAACCCCGGAATCCTGTATATTGCGCGAAGTAAAGGAAGAACTGAGTCTGGAAGGCGAGATCGTGAGCTTCATTGGACATTACTCATTCTTTGAAATGAACCAAGTGATCCTCGCATTTCATGTTCGTTCACGAGGGAAGTTGCACGTTGGCGAAGAGCTTGCTGAGATAAAGCTTGTTACCCCAAAGGAATTACGACCCTGGTCATTCGGCGCGGGTATAGCAGTTCAAGATTGGCTTCAAGGGCAATCTTGA